The DNA sequence CTCTGTAAGTGCGTATATCTCTTATTGAAGGCTTTTTATGCTTTGACTATATTAAATGGAAAACCACACACTCATAATACATATTGGTTTGTGacttacactactgttcagaagtttgggttcagataaaaaaataaaaaataaaaaaaaacttttatcaggaaggacacattaaattgatcaaatgtgacagtaaagacatttataatgttacaaaatatttctatttcaagtaaatactgtttgaacattctattcctcaaagaatcctgaaaaacaaatgatcacagtgtccacaaaaatattaatcagcagcacaactcttttcaacactgataatgataataaatgtttcttgagcattaaATCAGAATATGTAATGATGTaatgtaatgatgctgaaaattaaacttttccatcactgcattttaaaatatattcaaatagaatagTTATTTCACAACAGtgtttcacaatttttactgtattatttaacaaataaatgcagccttgatgagcatgaagagacttctttcaaaaacattaaaaaaatcttactgatcccaaacttgaacggtagtgtatagcTTTAAATATGAGCCATGATGGTGGATTCAATCAAAATCAGTGTTTACTAAACTTaatcatattatttaatattatctagcacaatttttttttttttaaataaaactatttcacTATTtgctataaatataaattatatactatTTCTAAAATGGTTTAATCATATTCTGTGACAATACAAAATTTGTTTCttctcaataaacatttcatcgcaaaaagatagagagagagaaatacaaTATTTGTCTTTTTCAACTCTGTTATGCTGTGACATTGCCTGTAATGTTTAAGCACACAGCACTATTTTGTAAAAGTGGACTTTTTCCCAGCATGTGCAGCTAGGTATGTGTAACTTTAAGTTAAAAGTTAGCATTAagtattttctgaaaaaatcaGGACATCTCATATAAAGCAAGCAAATATAAGCTGTTTCTCTGATTCCTTACAGTTGAAACCTCCCATTAGACAGCTTCTGCATGgataaaaataacagaaaacagcCCTTCAGGAGTTTACACTTTTGCACAGCATATGGTTTGGCTGCAATGGTTACGTGACAGATTTGTCAATTGATttgcaaatttatatatataattatactacaatagactatatatatatatactagaCTAAGCCAAACTAGCTTGCATTTAGTGTTGAAATAATGGTATATAGCTCGTCATCTGGCCTGGTAAACACACACTGTTGACTTAAAACAAAAACCTGAAGTTGTACAATTCAGCTTTAATAGTGAAGCAAAGAATATGCTGCAAAATAAATTAGATATAAAACATGACAAGcacatattttgatttgttCAACATATCACCATATGTTGCATAACTCTACATAAAACAGATCAAGTTCCTTTAGTGTCTTGTACTTTGAACCTGACAAAGCAGATTGCCATTGCCAGGACATTGTTTCTATCTCACTCTTTACTGAATATTTCTGTCGAGAACAACATTTGAAGGCTAGGTTTCAGTTCAGATTCTAAGACCTTTGTTATACATTGGTAGAGACAAACACTGTCGAAACACAGAGAGCAAAAAGTATCTTAATATTGAGGCTttttcagaaaagaaaaatgaacaaacaagttATTTTATGTGCTATATTGAGTTAATGGTTCGTTATGTTGGCCATACACAGTTgttcctaatttaaataaattcacagAGCTGGGCATTTTGTTGAATTGCTCTGAGAATGGGGTGTGTATGGTCTTTGGTTTTTTGTAAGTTCCAAATGCATAATGTTCTAGACTCTAATATGGCAACTGGAATGTGGCCCATAATGCTCTGGGGATCACGTTCTGAATGTTGGCTTAGTGCAaatttatattacttttcatcAACATTCAGAATGTTTaggagaaaaataataataataataaaaataataataataatagttgattaataataataatattaataataaaaataaaaataataatgtagtTTGGCTCCAGCAGCTGGTCAAACTAATTTTTGTTCAAGTATTTCTCAtaagaagaataaaataaaaagaactaCTACTTTTAATATGTactaaaaaaatagtttttttgtgtgtgtgtgtgtgtgagagaaaagggatgacaataaaaacattaaacaaaagcTAACaagacaaataataataaaaaagaagaacatCCAGTAATAATACTTGACTTGCATAGAGTtgcatgttttttcttcttctcagaATATATAATTCCACACTTCAAAATAAGTCTCTTTATTGCAGTGCAGAGAATCAGGGCTGACACTTTGACCCATGCACCCGTTCCCTCTCAGTCTCTGTCTcccttcattaaaaaaaatatattatgctTTATTCTCCTCTGtcatttttatatgaaagtgcCACGAAAACCGCTCCAATTATCAGTCCTATTGGAATGGTCTGGAAACAAATAGGTTGCCCGAGTTTGCAGCTCAAATGTTTGTGGGAGAACACAGATCGCCAATCCTCTGATATGTGCTTTGTACCaacatttaagtgtttgttaGGAGTTCATGGCATTTTATGAGCAGCCACACTCCTCCACTATCATGTTCTGAATGTCTTTCTTAATGATCTTCTGCTCCTCGTTGTAGTAGAGCATGGACATTGCCCGTAGGCGCGTAGGCACGCAGCACGACTTGATGTTGGTAAAGGGGCTATACCCGCGCATCCGATAGTGATTGATGACGGTGGAATGAAAGGAGAGGGCAGAGCCTGTGATGCTGGCCACATGGCTGGGGCAGTCACCCTCGCAGTAGTTAGCGTGATATCCAGACGGAGCGATGATCCAGTCGCTCCACCCGATGTCCTTGAAGTTGACATAGAACTGCCGTTTACAGCAGACACGGATTTTGCCATCGCACTCCAAGCCGCGCTTGCTGCGCCGGTGCTGGTGCTCCTCAGCTGGCTTGAGCACGACCATGAGGAAGGGGCGGTGAGATTGTTCTCTCTCCTTGCCCTTGTTGCCCTCTGCGGGCACCAGGATAGGCACGGCACCAGCTTCAGCACACAAAGGACAGGAGACACGGAGACTGAGAAAGCTGCTGTCCCCGTCCAGCAGGGTCTGCACCATGCGGGGCACGGGTAGCGTGTGCCAGCCGCTGCGTCGTGTGTCCACAGTCTTCTCGGACACCACCAGTTCCTGGGATCCATCGGTAGAGACTGGATCAGCTTTGCCATGCTGCAGGAGCTGAATGGACACTTTCCCCTTCCCTCGGTTGCCTTTGGCAACCTTAAGAAACAGCCACACATTGGCCTGCTCCACCACGGACAGAGTGTTGCCCTCCTTAGAAATGTCAAATTTCATGACATCAGGGGCATCTCCTGTGAACGAAAGGCATGGGGCAATTGGTTAGTTTTGGTTTCAGGTTTTTAAACATGGTATATTATACTGTAGAGCTTGATCGGTTTATTAATGACACTCTGTTAGAGCCACCAGATGAGAAACTTCTTAACAGAATCAGAGTACATAATGCCTGCTATACTAAATTGTTGAGAAAGGATAGGTTGTTTTTTGCGGTCAATCTCCACCATCTGCAGTCCTTCGTCAACACCTAGACTCGGTccataaaaaacatttcctGCTCCTAAAATCCTGGCACTCCATTTGTGTACATAAAGCATGTATGTTATGACAAGGGCCTTCCCTATAACGTGCACATGACTGTCTGCTATAAGCCAGCTCAGCATCAGTAACCACTGATGATTTACAGACTAAAGAGATTGACTCTCTGAAATGACTCTCTGCCAACCCTCCTCAACAGGACAGCCATTAATTAAACTGTTTAGTCAACATGTCCACATTAAATAAATCCTGTTATCTGATATAAAGGATAGTCAGCGTAGCTTCGAAAACACCTTTTCTAGAACTCAATCTTTTATGCTCATCAATGTGCCACTGAGATATCTATCTAGACAAATA is a window from the Ctenopharyngodon idella isolate HZGC_01 chromosome 15, HZGC01, whole genome shotgun sequence genome containing:
- the LOC127495461 gene encoding inhibin beta A chain-like encodes the protein MSSLTLVTGVLLLSGCLSGGCSPTPAESGSQGAGHPDDPAVTPCPSCALAQRQKDSEEQTDMVEAVKRHILNMLHLNTRPNVTHPVPRAALLNAIRKLHVGRVGEDGTVEIEEDGGGLGEREQPEEQPFEIITFAEPGDAPDVMKFDISKEGNTLSVVEQANVWLFLKVAKGNRGKGKVSIQLLQHGKADPVSTDGSQELVVSEKTVDTRRSGWHTLPVPRMVQTLLDGDSSFLSLRVSCPLCAEAGAVPILVPAEGNKGKEREQSHRPFLMVVLKPAEEHQHRRSKRGLECDGKIRVCCKRQFYVNFKDIGWSDWIIAPSGYHANYCEGDCPSHVASITGSALSFHSTVINHYRMRGYSPFTNIKSCCVPTRLRAMSMLYYNEEQKIIKKDIQNMIVEECGCS